One window of Thermocoleostomius sinensis A174 genomic DNA carries:
- a CDS encoding serine/threonine-protein kinase → MVTIGSELPPGTLIDRRYQIQRVLGRGGFGRTYLASDQRRFGELCVLKEFVPKNQGDSVVAQKLHELFQREAQILHQLNHPQIPKFFAVFEENDRLFIAQEYINGKTYWKLLQERQQRGIAFSEMEVFCWLRHLLPVLDYLHKQNIVHRDISPDNIMLPRQGRLPVLIDFGVVKQAAPHWYEISTINPDGSVEASVSVGKLGYAPYEQIRIGQCSPRSDLYALAVTAAVLLTAKAPNSLIDPKSLEWRWQSFVKIHPTFAAILVKMMAEKPQDRYPSARAVLEELDAFGKQLARSRRPTAHQPKLERARTTLSHSVRSKEATAKALLLESTRLEKPVLAGVSSRPAQAQTGSAVTSHPPYPGQGFVARPVAVSFSGAAQPIRTHNQATTLILPPSGIQTSVKLLADTPATKLTVLTGAASNKAASRFLKPTWIVSLFTLVLLGSVALGVQSPQIMALCQPLNICADSLNYDQLLRNGEQAKRLISRAKNLEQLTIARDQLAETVAQLTTLSTSPPGMRASAGTLPSMPDLEPQLLSYRETLSRVEQRLEKEKRATELLNRAGTEAQTAEQQTNGATTLPQLTAARSQWRKALATLSAIPTSTYVADQAVDRTRQYAARLQTVDQQLAAISPEIEPSAAPLMSSAKPAVTSASPVAAAATPSPLPTAPILASPPVIEDTSPTGIIPVKPAAPMGATDIPPSNPAPESPAAQPARSSPSSTATTVAVVPSPRRELPAAMNRFLSVTQPITSTLAGIAPGRVSLIAAQTVDDVSVRLDGARVSTRGTFVANLQVENRSDRSFGFVPLFVEVRDANGQPVASRLRLNSSGDGMVAPGETLQGEVYLLDRYWNTTGSQDLTLVIREGTSGNRNFHVHF, encoded by the coding sequence ATGGTGACGATAGGATCAGAGCTACCTCCCGGAACACTCATCGATCGGCGCTATCAAATTCAGCGTGTGTTAGGACGAGGCGGCTTTGGCAGAACGTACCTAGCCTCTGATCAGCGGCGATTCGGCGAACTCTGTGTTCTGAAAGAGTTCGTCCCCAAAAATCAAGGCGATTCGGTCGTAGCCCAAAAACTGCATGAACTGTTCCAGCGAGAGGCGCAGATTTTACATCAACTCAATCATCCGCAAATCCCCAAGTTTTTTGCTGTGTTTGAGGAAAACGATCGTCTATTTATTGCTCAGGAATATATCAACGGCAAAACCTATTGGAAGCTTCTGCAAGAGCGGCAACAACGGGGAATTGCCTTCAGCGAAATGGAGGTATTTTGTTGGTTACGGCATTTGCTGCCGGTCTTGGACTATCTGCACAAGCAAAACATTGTGCACCGAGATATCTCTCCCGATAACATCATGCTGCCGCGTCAAGGGCGATTGCCTGTGTTGATTGACTTTGGTGTGGTCAAGCAAGCGGCCCCACACTGGTATGAAATCAGCACCATCAATCCGGATGGCTCGGTGGAAGCGTCGGTGTCGGTCGGGAAATTGGGCTATGCGCCCTATGAGCAGATTCGCATTGGGCAATGTTCTCCTCGCAGCGATCTATACGCCTTGGCGGTGACAGCCGCTGTGCTGTTGACGGCTAAAGCACCCAACTCGTTGATTGATCCGAAGTCACTGGAATGGCGGTGGCAGTCGTTTGTCAAAATTCATCCCACTTTTGCAGCCATTTTGGTGAAAATGATGGCTGAAAAGCCACAGGATCGCTATCCCTCTGCCCGAGCCGTCTTGGAAGAATTAGATGCCTTCGGAAAACAGTTAGCGCGATCGCGGCGGCCAACCGCGCACCAGCCTAAACTTGAGCGAGCGAGAACCACGCTATCTCATTCCGTTCGCTCTAAAGAGGCAACTGCTAAAGCCCTACTCCTAGAATCCACTCGTTTGGAGAAACCCGTTTTAGCTGGGGTGTCATCCCGACCAGCACAAGCCCAAACCGGTAGTGCGGTTACTTCCCACCCCCCATACCCTGGGCAGGGTTTTGTGGCTCGACCCGTTGCCGTTTCGTTCTCGGGTGCGGCTCAGCCAATTCGAACGCACAATCAGGCGACGACCTTAATCCTGCCCCCTTCAGGAATCCAGACATCGGTAAAATTACTTGCGGATACACCAGCCACAAAGTTGACAGTTTTAACGGGGGCAGCGTCAAACAAAGCAGCCAGTCGCTTCCTTAAACCAACCTGGATAGTGAGCTTATTCACGCTGGTGTTGCTGGGTAGTGTGGCACTTGGGGTGCAATCTCCACAAATTATGGCGCTGTGCCAACCGCTTAATATATGCGCGGACTCACTAAACTATGATCAACTTCTTCGCAACGGTGAACAGGCTAAACGGCTCATTAGCAGGGCGAAGAATTTAGAACAGTTAACGATTGCCCGCGATCAGCTCGCTGAAACGGTTGCACAGTTAACCACCCTTTCAACCTCCCCACCCGGCATGCGGGCTTCAGCAGGCACACTTCCCTCAATGCCAGATCTAGAACCACAACTGCTATCCTACCGGGAAACCCTCAGCCGCGTGGAGCAACGTCTGGAAAAAGAAAAACGCGCCACTGAGTTGTTGAATCGGGCTGGGACGGAAGCCCAAACCGCTGAACAGCAAACGAACGGTGCCACCACGTTACCACAGCTAACGGCCGCTCGCTCGCAGTGGCGAAAAGCCCTAGCCACCTTGAGCGCTATTCCAACCTCTACTTATGTGGCTGATCAAGCTGTCGATCGAACCCGACAGTATGCTGCTCGGTTACAAACTGTGGATCAACAATTAGCGGCTATCAGTCCTGAGATTGAGCCATCCGCTGCGCCCCTGATGTCCTCTGCAAAACCTGCCGTTACGTCGGCTTCACCCGTAGCAGCAGCGGCAACCCCATCGCCGCTGCCTACTGCCCCAATTTTGGCATCACCCCCCGTGATTGAAGACACCTCTCCCACTGGTATCATTCCTGTTAAACCCGCTGCTCCGATGGGTGCTACCGATATTCCGCCTTCTAATCCAGCCCCCGAATCGCCTGCTGCTCAACCAGCGCGATCGTCCCCATCCTCGACTGCCACAACTGTAGCTGTAGTGCCGTCTCCACGTCGCGAGTTACCTGCTGCCATGAATCGCTTTCTCAGTGTCACCCAACCCATTACTTCAACACTGGCGGGTATAGCACCCGGTCGGGTTAGCTTGATAGCTGCTCAAACAGTCGATGACGTCTCGGTTCGTCTGGACGGAGCACGAGTCAGTACCAGAGGCACGTTTGTGGCAAACCTTCAAGTCGAAAACCGCAGCGATCGATCGTTTGGTTTTGTGCCGCTGTTTGTGGAAGTTCGCGATGCCAACGGACAGCCCGTGGCGTCTAGACTCCGGCTCAATAGTTCTGGTGATGGTATGGTTGCACCAGGTGAGACGCTGCAGGGAGAAGTTTATTTGCTCGATCGCTACTGGAATACAACTGGCTCTCAAGATCTGACGCTCGTGATTCGGGAAGGCACTAGTGGCAACCGCAATTTTCACGTTCATTTTTAG
- the metK gene encoding methionine adenosyltransferase: MSRRYLFTSESVTEGHPDKICDQISDTILDALLSQDPKSRVAAEAVVNTGLVLITGEISSSAQVNYVDLVRQKIAEIGYTDSNNGFAASSCAVLIALDEQSPDIAQGVDAAHEAREQASDEELDRIGAGDQGLMFGFACNETPELMPLPISLAHRISRRLATVRKTGQLPYLRPDGKTQVTVIYEDGKPVGIDTILVSTQHTATIDAIIDPAEVQAKIKDDLWEMVVQPIFADITIKPDARTRFLVNPTGKFVVGGPQGDSGLTGRKIIVDTYGGYSRHGGGAFSGKDPTKVDRSAAYACRYVAKNIVAAGLAEKCEIQLSYAIGVARPVSIMIDTFGTGRIDDDRLLELVKQHFELRPAGIIQTFNLSRLPAERGGRFYQEVAAYGHFGRTDLELPWEQTDKAALLQAAMSQALSGAAI, encoded by the coding sequence TTGTCTCGTCGCTATCTCTTCACATCTGAATCTGTTACTGAGGGCCACCCCGACAAAATTTGTGATCAAATCTCCGATACAATTCTGGATGCTCTTTTATCTCAAGATCCCAAAAGCCGGGTTGCGGCTGAGGCGGTAGTCAATACGGGGTTAGTATTGATTACAGGAGAAATTTCCTCGTCTGCCCAAGTGAATTACGTTGACTTGGTGCGCCAAAAAATCGCGGAGATTGGCTATACAGACTCCAATAACGGCTTTGCGGCGTCAAGTTGTGCAGTGTTGATTGCCCTAGATGAACAGTCTCCTGACATTGCTCAAGGGGTAGATGCAGCCCATGAAGCCCGCGAGCAAGCGAGTGATGAAGAACTCGATCGCATTGGTGCTGGGGATCAAGGGTTGATGTTTGGCTTTGCTTGCAACGAAACGCCTGAACTGATGCCTTTACCCATTAGCTTGGCGCATCGTATTTCGCGGCGTTTGGCCACGGTTCGTAAAACTGGGCAGCTTCCCTACCTACGCCCCGACGGAAAGACACAGGTGACGGTGATTTATGAAGATGGTAAGCCCGTTGGTATTGATACAATTTTAGTCTCGACTCAACATACGGCTACGATCGATGCCATTATCGATCCGGCTGAAGTACAGGCGAAGATCAAGGATGACCTGTGGGAAATGGTGGTACAGCCCATCTTTGCAGATATCACCATTAAACCCGATGCCCGCACGCGATTTTTGGTCAATCCCACTGGCAAGTTTGTAGTGGGTGGTCCGCAAGGCGATTCCGGGCTGACCGGGCGAAAAATTATTGTGGATACCTACGGTGGTTATTCGCGGCATGGAGGTGGAGCCTTTTCAGGTAAAGACCCTACAAAGGTCGATCGTAGTGCAGCGTATGCCTGCCGCTATGTGGCTAAAAATATTGTGGCAGCTGGTTTAGCCGAAAAGTGCGAAATTCAACTGAGTTATGCGATTGGGGTGGCCCGTCCCGTAAGCATCATGATTGACACCTTCGGCACCGGTAGAATCGATGACGATCGGCTACTGGAACTGGTAAAACAGCACTTTGAACTGCGTCCTGCTGGCATTATTCAAACATTCAATTTATCGCGATTGCCAGCTGAACGAGGCGGTCGGTTTTATCAAGAGGTCGCGGCTTACGGTCATTTTGGTCGCACAGATCTAGAGCTACCCTGGGAGCAAACCGACAAAGCCGCACTTTTACAAGCGGCGATGAGCCAAGCTTTGTCTGGAGCAGCGATTTAG
- a CDS encoding HAD family hydrolase, protein MTIGCNGVVFENIQSIIFDKDGTLANSEVFLRTLAQRRARLIDTQIPGVQEPLLMAFGVEGDRLNPAGLMAVGSRLENEIAAAAYIAETGRGWVQAMEIARSAFLEADDSSQRNLPRKAEQTPPIEGAIELIQSLSSVNLKLGILSSDSTEQIQDFVKKYNLESYFHCLVGTDGYANKSDPKLLQQLISKLEILPAQTLMVGDAEIDLQIAHRAGLAGCIAMTGGWATPIQLLGATAVARSLHEIKIFN, encoded by the coding sequence GTGACAATCGGCTGCAACGGCGTTGTGTTTGAAAACATTCAGTCCATCATTTTTGATAAAGATGGAACCTTGGCTAACTCTGAAGTATTTTTGCGAACCTTGGCCCAGCGGCGGGCACGCTTAATTGATACGCAAATTCCAGGGGTGCAAGAGCCGCTGTTGATGGCGTTTGGCGTAGAGGGCGATCGGTTGAATCCGGCAGGACTAATGGCAGTTGGCAGTCGCCTAGAGAACGAAATTGCTGCGGCTGCTTATATTGCTGAAACAGGTCGAGGCTGGGTTCAAGCAATGGAAATTGCTCGATCGGCATTCTTAGAAGCTGATGATTCAAGTCAGCGAAATCTACCACGCAAAGCTGAACAAACACCGCCGATAGAGGGAGCCATTGAATTAATTCAATCGTTATCGTCTGTTAATTTGAAGTTAGGAATTTTGTCATCAGATAGCACAGAGCAGATTCAGGATTTTGTTAAAAAGTACAACTTAGAATCGTACTTTCATTGTTTAGTCGGAACAGATGGTTACGCTAACAAATCGGACCCGAAATTGCTGCAACAATTAATTTCTAAACTGGAAATATTACCAGCTCAGACTCTCATGGTAGGCGATGCAGAGATTGACCTTCAAATTGCTCATCGGGCTGGCTTGGCAGGCTGTATTGCCATGACAGGCGGTTGGGCCACCCCAATCCAGCTACTAGGAGCAACGGCTGTGGCCAGAAGTCTTCATGAAATTAAGATATTCAATTGA
- a CDS encoding 30S ribosomal protein S1, which produces MVNQEVTDIGFTHEDFAALLDQYDYHFSPGDIVAGTVFSIEPRGALIDIGAKTAAYIPIQEMSINRIDNPEEVLQSNETREFFILTDENEDGQLTLSIRRIEYMRAWERVRQLQAEDATVRSAVFATNRGGALVRIEGLRGFIPGSHISTRKPKEDLVGEELPLKFLEVDEDRNRLVLSHRRALVERKMNRLEVGEVVIGTVRGLKPYGAFIDIGGVSGLLHISEISHDHIDTPHSVFNVNDEVKVMIIDLDAERGRISLSTKQLEPEPGDMVKNPQVVYDKAEEMAAKYREKMLQQAQPDLAMADDVSAVVEDISAEEELPSAEDE; this is translated from the coding sequence ATGGTCAATCAGGAAGTAACGGATATTGGCTTTACCCACGAAGATTTTGCTGCTCTTCTTGATCAATACGACTACCACTTTAGTCCCGGAGACATTGTAGCTGGGACAGTCTTTAGCATTGAACCAAGAGGTGCTCTGATTGACATTGGTGCTAAGACAGCAGCTTACATTCCCATTCAGGAAATGTCTATCAATCGGATTGATAACCCTGAGGAGGTGTTGCAATCCAACGAAACTCGTGAGTTTTTCATCCTGACCGATGAAAATGAAGACGGACAGTTAACGCTTTCAATCCGACGTATTGAGTATATGCGGGCGTGGGAGCGTGTCCGTCAGCTTCAGGCAGAAGATGCTACGGTGCGATCGGCTGTCTTTGCCACCAATCGTGGTGGAGCACTGGTTCGAATTGAGGGACTCAGAGGCTTCATTCCCGGCTCTCATATTAGTACCCGCAAACCCAAAGAAGACTTGGTGGGTGAAGAATTGCCCCTGAAGTTTCTAGAGGTGGATGAAGATCGGAACCGTCTAGTGCTAAGCCATCGCCGTGCCCTGGTTGAGCGTAAGATGAACCGTTTAGAGGTGGGTGAGGTTGTCATTGGCACCGTTCGCGGTTTGAAACCTTATGGCGCTTTTATCGATATTGGGGGAGTCAGTGGGTTACTGCACATCTCTGAGATTTCCCATGATCACATCGACACGCCTCATAGCGTCTTCAATGTGAACGACGAGGTGAAGGTGATGATTATTGATCTAGATGCTGAACGAGGACGTATTTCTTTGTCTACGAAGCAACTAGAACCAGAACCTGGCGACATGGTTAAGAATCCTCAGGTTGTGTATGACAAGGCCGAGGAAATGGCTGCGAAATATCGTGAGAAGATGTTGCAACAGGCTCAGCCAGATTTAGCGATGGCAGATGATGTCAGTGCAGTGGTTGAGGATATTAGTGCTGAGGAAGAATTGCCTTCTGCGGAAGACGAATAA
- the nrdR gene encoding transcriptional regulator NrdR: MRCPFCQFPDNRVLESRSAESGQSVRRRRECLRCNRRFTTYERIEFVPIIVIKRNGDRESFDRSKLLKGIVRACEKTGIPHPQLEGLVDEIEAELQQQAVREVHTQEIGELVLKHLRQLNEVAYIRFASVYKQFKGIKDFLEILNHLQTSSLETDAEPGSNHATTGYGDGHRDEQGERLRESDQPWQTTVSSSNH, encoded by the coding sequence ATGCGATGTCCATTTTGCCAGTTTCCAGATAACCGGGTTTTGGAGTCGCGATCGGCCGAATCTGGACAAAGCGTCCGGCGACGGCGAGAGTGCCTTCGATGTAATCGCCGCTTTACTACCTACGAACGGATTGAGTTTGTCCCCATCATAGTCATCAAGCGCAACGGCGATCGAGAGTCATTCGATCGATCGAAACTGCTGAAAGGCATTGTCAGGGCTTGTGAAAAAACTGGCATTCCTCATCCACAGTTAGAAGGTTTGGTAGACGAAATTGAAGCAGAATTGCAGCAACAGGCAGTGCGCGAGGTTCACACTCAAGAAATTGGGGAATTGGTTTTGAAACACTTGCGCCAGTTAAATGAAGTGGCTTATATTCGTTTTGCTTCGGTCTACAAGCAGTTCAAAGGGATTAAAGATTTTCTAGAAATTCTTAATCATTTGCAGACATCGTCGCTGGAAACGGATGCTGAACCCGGCAGTAATCATGCCACAACTGGTTATGGCGATGGTCATCGTGACGAGCAGGGTGAACGGCTGCGCGAATCTGATCAACCTTGGCAAACGACAGTATCCTCGTCCAATCATTGA
- a CDS encoding photosystem II reaction center protein T, with protein sequence MESVAYILVLTLAIGVLFFAIAFREPPRINK encoded by the coding sequence ATGGAAAGCGTGGCATATATTTTGGTTCTGACGTTAGCGATCGGAGTCCTGTTCTTTGCGATTGCCTTCCGCGAACCGCCTCGAATTAATAAATAG
- the psbB gene encoding photosystem II chlorophyll-binding protein CP47, translated as MGLPWYRVHTVVLNDPGRLIAVHLMHTALVAGWAGSMALYELAIFDPSDPVLNPMWRQGMFVLPFMARLGVTGSWGGWSITGETGVDPGFWSFEGVAAAHIILSGLLFLAACWHWVYWDLELFRDPRTGEPALDLPKMFGIHLFLSGLLCFGFGAFHLTGLFGPGMWVSDPYGLTGSVQPVAPSWGPEGFDPFNPGGIVAHHIAAGIVGIIAGLFHLTVRPPERLYRALRMGNIETVLSSSIAAVFFAAFVVAGTMWYGSAATPIELFGPTRYQWDNGYFQQEIDRRVQAELANGATLAEAYSTIPEKLAFYDYIGNNPAKGGLFRTGPMVKGDGIAQEWLGHPVFKDAEGRELFVRRMPNFFETFPVVLTDKDGVVRADIPFRRAESKYSFEQVGVTASFYGGALNGQTFSDPAIVKRYARKAQLGEPFEFDQETLNSDGVFRTSPRGWFTYGHAVFALLFFFGHIWHGSRTLFRDVFAGIDPDLSEEQVEWGYFQKVGDKTTRRKEAV; from the coding sequence ATGGGACTACCCTGGTATCGAGTACACACAGTGGTTCTGAATGACCCAGGGCGACTGATTGCTGTACACCTGATGCATACGGCTCTGGTAGCAGGTTGGGCTGGCTCAATGGCTCTCTATGAGCTAGCGATCTTCGACCCCAGCGACCCCGTTTTAAACCCCATGTGGCGGCAAGGCATGTTTGTGCTGCCGTTCATGGCGCGTTTGGGTGTCACTGGTTCTTGGGGTGGCTGGAGTATCACTGGTGAAACGGGTGTTGATCCTGGTTTCTGGTCGTTTGAAGGCGTTGCAGCGGCTCACATTATCTTGTCTGGTTTATTATTCCTAGCTGCCTGTTGGCACTGGGTTTACTGGGATCTGGAACTTTTTAGAGATCCCCGCACGGGCGAACCCGCCTTGGATTTGCCTAAGATGTTCGGAATTCATCTATTTTTGTCGGGTCTACTCTGTTTTGGTTTTGGAGCATTCCACTTAACGGGTCTGTTTGGACCGGGGATGTGGGTGTCCGATCCCTATGGATTGACAGGAAGCGTCCAGCCAGTGGCTCCATCTTGGGGCCCAGAAGGGTTTGATCCATTCAATCCGGGCGGCATTGTAGCCCACCACATTGCAGCAGGCATTGTTGGCATTATTGCAGGCCTTTTCCACCTAACTGTGCGTCCACCCGAGCGCCTCTACCGAGCGTTGCGGATGGGTAATATTGAAACAGTGCTCTCCAGCAGCATTGCGGCAGTCTTCTTTGCTGCATTTGTGGTAGCTGGAACCATGTGGTATGGCAGTGCTGCTACTCCGATCGAACTGTTTGGTCCAACCCGTTATCAATGGGACAATGGCTACTTCCAGCAGGAAATCGATCGCCGTGTGCAGGCTGAATTGGCAAATGGTGCAACGCTGGCCGAAGCCTATTCCACTATTCCTGAGAAGTTGGCATTCTATGACTACATTGGCAATAACCCGGCCAAGGGCGGCTTGTTCCGAACCGGACCGATGGTGAAGGGCGATGGAATTGCTCAGGAATGGCTTGGACATCCAGTATTTAAGGATGCCGAAGGTCGCGAGTTGTTTGTCCGCCGGATGCCCAACTTCTTTGAAACCTTCCCAGTGGTCTTAACTGACAAGGATGGGGTAGTACGGGCAGACATTCCTTTCCGTCGTGCCGAATCAAAGTACAGCTTTGAACAGGTAGGCGTCACCGCTAGCTTCTATGGTGGAGCGTTGAATGGTCAAACTTTTTCCGATCCAGCTATTGTAAAGCGCTATGCGCGTAAAGCACAGCTAGGCGAACCTTTTGAGTTTGATCAAGAAACTCTCAACTCGGATGGGGTTTTCCGCACTAGCCCTCGTGGTTGGTTTACCTATGGTCATGCGGTCTTTGCCCTGCTCTTCTTCTTTGGTCATATCTGGCACGGTTCTCGGACCCTGTTTCGGGATGTATTTGCTGGAATTGATCCAGATCTTTCCGAAGAGCAGGTGGAGTGGGGTTACTTCCAGAAAGTGGGTGACAAGACAACTCGCCGCAAGGAAGCTGTTTGA
- a CDS encoding 2Fe-2S iron-sulfur cluster-binding protein, with protein MTQTGAQQETQFEDHQEIQEIQEIQPEVTKSTAAFPCIKFVKENKEVVAADGANLRFKALENGVDLYTFMGKMMNCGGYGQCGTCIVEVTEGMENLSPRTDVENRKLKKKPENYRLACQTLVHGPVSVVTKPSK; from the coding sequence ATGACTCAGACAGGCGCCCAGCAAGAAACTCAATTTGAAGATCACCAGGAAATCCAAGAAATTCAGGAGATCCAGCCAGAGGTGACAAAATCAACTGCTGCTTTTCCTTGTATTAAGTTTGTTAAAGAGAACAAGGAGGTTGTCGCAGCCGATGGAGCCAACCTGCGGTTCAAAGCTCTAGAAAATGGCGTAGATCTCTACACCTTCATGGGCAAAATGATGAACTGCGGCGGCTATGGTCAATGTGGAACCTGCATTGTTGAGGTGACGGAGGGAATGGAAAATCTATCGCCTCGTACCGACGTCGAAAATCGCAAGCTGAAGAAGAAGCCAGAGAACTATCGTCTAGCTTGTCAAACGTTGGTGCATGGCCCAGTGAGCGTTGTGACAAAGCCTAGCAAATAG
- the psbM gene encoding photosystem II reaction center protein PsbM, which produces MEVNDLGFVATILFVLVPALFLVILYIQTASREGNKS; this is translated from the coding sequence ATGGAAGTTAATGATCTAGGATTTGTTGCCACAATCTTGTTTGTGTTGGTACCTGCGCTTTTTCTCGTAATTCTCTATATTCAGACGGCAAGCCGCGAAGGAAATAAAAGCTAG
- a CDS encoding universal stress protein, whose protein sequence is MIEKILLADSGTGQTEEMLKALMEIPLIQRANVTVLHVVSPQITADEMTEKWEEGGKTLAKAIQTLNLDPSHVTAMLREGDPKDIVCRVAEELDVDLIIMGSRGLKRIQSILENSVSQYVFQLASRPMLLVKDDIYVKKINRIMVAIDKSEASQQSLKLAIALIRDVKNGQLVLVHTNPDLKLKPGEITANPNEDPVLLPAIAEAKKLGINYKCVAPEGKPGERICQVAEELGVDLLILGSPDRRPSIAKGLPDLDRLLGQSLSDYVRVYANCPVLLVRSPA, encoded by the coding sequence ATGATAGAAAAAATTTTGCTGGCAGATTCTGGTACTGGGCAAACAGAAGAAATGCTCAAGGCATTAATGGAGATCCCGTTAATTCAACGAGCGAATGTCACAGTTTTGCATGTCGTTTCTCCACAGATTACGGCCGACGAGATGACAGAGAAATGGGAAGAAGGAGGGAAAACACTCGCAAAAGCGATTCAAACTTTAAATCTTGATCCATCCCATGTAACAGCCATGCTGCGTGAAGGCGATCCCAAGGATATTGTCTGTCGAGTGGCAGAAGAACTGGATGTAGATTTAATCATCATGGGTTCAAGAGGGCTGAAGCGAATTCAATCGATCCTAGAAAACTCGGTGAGTCAATATGTTTTTCAACTGGCGTCGCGACCCATGCTGCTAGTGAAAGACGATATCTATGTCAAGAAAATTAATCGAATTATGGTGGCGATCGATAAATCGGAAGCCTCGCAACAGAGCTTGAAGCTGGCCATTGCCCTCATCCGCGATGTTAAAAACGGGCAACTCGTTCTGGTACATACCAACCCAGATTTAAAGCTTAAACCCGGTGAAATCACTGCGAACCCCAATGAAGACCCAGTTTTGCTACCTGCCATCGCCGAAGCAAAAAAACTGGGGATCAATTACAAATGTGTAGCTCCTGAAGGAAAACCCGGCGAACGGATTTGTCAAGTGGCTGAAGAGTTGGGGGTTGATCTGCTAATTTTAGGTTCGCCCGATCGCCGCCCTTCGATTGCTAAAGGTTTACCAGATCTTGACCGACTTCTGGGACAGTCGCTTTCAGACTACGTTCGAGTCTATGCCAACTGTCCTGTCTTGCTGGTTCGTTCTCCGGCATAG
- a CDS encoding sugar transferase, giving the protein MVTHARTVGLYPAQAHPSVTSKVKRAIDIAGAIVGLAITALAFIPITLAIQLDNPGPIFYSQIRCGLDGRPFRIWKFRSMVKNADQMKHLVTNEAQGLIFKNRNDPRITRVGRFLRRTSLDELPQFWNVLKGEMSLVGTRPPTLDEVSRYEQHHFQRLQVKPGITGEWQANGRSKVEDFEDIVQMDIAYQQKWTVTYDLVLIFKTIKAVIFKDGAY; this is encoded by the coding sequence ATGGTGACTCACGCTCGAACGGTGGGTCTTTACCCGGCACAAGCGCATCCGTCTGTAACTAGCAAAGTAAAGCGGGCCATTGACATTGCAGGAGCGATCGTTGGACTGGCAATTACAGCCCTGGCATTTATTCCGATCACGCTTGCGATTCAACTCGACAACCCAGGTCCCATTTTCTACAGCCAAATTCGCTGTGGGTTAGATGGTCGCCCCTTCCGCATCTGGAAGTTCCGCTCGATGGTCAAAAATGCTGACCAAATGAAGCATCTTGTCACGAACGAAGCCCAAGGACTAATCTTTAAAAATCGTAATGACCCTCGTATTACTAGAGTTGGACGGTTCCTGCGCAGAACCAGCCTTGATGAACTGCCGCAGTTTTGGAATGTCTTGAAAGGCGAAATGAGTTTGGTTGGAACTCGTCCACCTACACTTGATGAAGTGAGTAGATATGAGCAGCACCACTTCCAACGGCTTCAGGTTAAACCCGGCATTACAGGTGAATGGCAGGCAAATGGACGATCGAAGGTAGAAGATTTTGAAGATATCGTTCAAATGGATATTGCTTACCAGCAAAAGTGGACGGTGACGTACGACCTAGTCCTAATTTTCAAAACCATTAAGGCAGTAATCTTCAAAGACGGAGCATACTAA